The Comamonas endophytica sequence ACGGGCACGCGGGCCCGGGCAGCGCGCCGGATGCGGCTACTGCGTCGCGGCGCCATAGCGGCGCTGCACATACTGGTCGACGATGGCGTGGAATTCCTCGGCGATATGGTCCCCGCGCAGCGTCATGGCCTTCTCGCCGTCGATGAACACCGGCGCCGCGGGCGCCTCGCCGTTGCCCGGCAGGCTGATGCCGATGTCGGCATGCTTGCTCTCGCCGGGGCCGTTGACGATGCAGCCCATGACGGCCACGCGCATCGCCTCGACACCCGGATAGCGCAGGCGCCAGACCGGCATCTGCGAGCGCAGGTGGTCGTCGATGCGCTTGGCCAGTTCCTGGAAGGTGGTGCTGGTGGTGCGGCCACAGCCCGGGCAGGCGGTGACGCTGGGCACGAACATGCGCAGGCCCAGCGACTGCAGGATCTCGCCGGCCACGACCACCTCCTGGGTGCGCGCCTCGCCGGGCTGGGGTGTGAGCGATACGCGGATGGTGTCGCCGATGCCTTCCTGCAGCAGCACCGCCAGCGCAGCGGTCGACGCCACGGTGCCCTTGGTGCCCATGCCGGCCTCGGTCAGGCCCAGGTGCAGCGCGTAGTCGCAGCGGCGCGCGAGCTCGCGGTAGACCGAGATCAGGTCCTGCACGCCGCTGACCTTGCACGACAGGATGATCTGGTTGCCGGCCAGGCCCATCGATTCGGCCAGGCGCGCGGAGTCGATGGCCGAGGTGATCAGCGCCTCGTACATCACCTGGCGCGCGTCCCACGGCTGGGCGCGGCGGCTGTTCTGGTCCATCAGGCTGGCCAGCAGCTCCTGGTCCAGGCTGCCCCAGTTCACGCCGATGCGCACCGCCTTGTCATAGCGCGCCGCGGCCTCGATCATCTGGCCGAACTGCTTGTCGCGCTTGTCGCCCTTGCCGACGTTGCCGGGGTTGATGCGGTACTTGGACAGCGCCTTGGCGCATTCCGGGTATTCGGTCAGCAGCCGGTGGCCGTTGTAGTGGAAGTCGCCGACCAGCGGCACGTTCTCGCCCATGCGGTCGAGCTGCTCGCGGATATAGGGCACGGCCGCCGCGGCCTCGGGCGTGTTCACCGTGATGCGCACCATCTCCGATCCGGCCTGGGCCAGCTCGCGCACCTGGATCGCGGTCTCGATCGCCTCGACGGTGTCGGTGTTGGTCATCGACTGGATGCGCACCGGCGCATCGCCGCCCACGGTGACGACGCGGTCGCCCCAGACGACGCGCGCCTGGCGCGAGCGCCGCGCGGCGGGCGCGGACATGGGAATGGGTTGGGGGTTGTTCACTTATTTCACCTCGAAGCGTGCGACATTGCGGCCCTGGGCCGCGGCCGCCAGGTCGAAAGCCTGGCCGCGCACCTGCAGCGTGGTC is a genomic window containing:
- the ispG gene encoding flavodoxin-dependent (E)-4-hydroxy-3-methylbut-2-enyl-diphosphate synthase, with the translated sequence MSAPAARRSRQARVVWGDRVVTVGGDAPVRIQSMTNTDTVEAIETAIQVRELAQAGSEMVRITVNTPEAAAAVPYIREQLDRMGENVPLVGDFHYNGHRLLTEYPECAKALSKYRINPGNVGKGDKRDKQFGQMIEAAARYDKAVRIGVNWGSLDQELLASLMDQNSRRAQPWDARQVMYEALITSAIDSARLAESMGLAGNQIILSCKVSGVQDLISVYRELARRCDYALHLGLTEAGMGTKGTVASTAALAVLLQEGIGDTIRVSLTPQPGEARTQEVVVAGEILQSLGLRMFVPSVTACPGCGRTTSTTFQELAKRIDDHLRSQMPVWRLRYPGVEAMRVAVMGCIVNGPGESKHADIGISLPGNGEAPAAPVFIDGEKAMTLRGDHIAEEFHAIVDQYVQRRYGAATQ